A single region of the Lycium barbarum isolate Lr01 chromosome 2, ASM1917538v2, whole genome shotgun sequence genome encodes:
- the LOC132626196 gene encoding S-adenosylmethionine decarboxylase proenzyme-like, translating into MEVELPVSAIGFEGYEKRLEISFFEPGLFADPEGKGLRSLSKAQLDEFLGPAECTVVDSLSNECVDSYVLSESSLFISSYKLIIKTCGTTKLLLSIPVILKLADTLSLKVLSVKYTRGSFIFPGAQSFPHRHFSEEVSVLDSYFGNLCSGSKAVILGSADKPQKWHVYSASAEPTQTKNHPVYTLEMCMTNLDRDKASVFYKTETSSAAKMTIDSGIRKILPSSDICDFEFDPCGYSMNSIEGAALSTIHVTPEDGFSYASFEAVGYDLKNSSSLGPLVKRVLTCFQPDNFSIALHADVDCELLERICSIDVKDYSLAEWSPKELGNGGSIVYQKFARSSFCGSPKSVLQDCCWKEEEKEEKEMC; encoded by the coding sequence ATGGAAGTGGAATTGCCAGTTTCTGCCATAGGTTTTGAAGGTTATGAGAAGAGGCTTGAAATTTCATTTTTTGAGCCTGGCCTTTTTGCTGATCCTGAAGGAAAAGGACTTCGATCACTGTCAAAAGCACAGTTGGATGAGTTCCTAGGACCTGCCGAATGCACCGTAGTTGATTCTCTTTCTAATGAGTGTGTTGACTCCTATGTCCTCTCTGAGTCGAGCCTTTTCATTTCTTCTTACAAGCTAATCATCAAGACTTGTGGTACCACAAAATTGCTTCTTTCAATTCCAGTCATTCTGAAGTTGGCTGATACCCTTTCACTCAAAGTACTATCTGTGAAGTATACCCGTGGGAGCTTCATTTTCCCTGGGGCTCAATCATTTCCTCATCGTCATTTCTCTGAAGAAGTTTCCGTCCTTGATAGTTACTTCGGAAATCTTTGTTCAGGAAGCAAAGCTGTGATTTTGGGCAGTGCCGACAAACCTCAGAAATGGCATGTTTACTCTGCCTCGGCTGAACCTACTCAGACTAAGAACCACCCTGTCTACACTCTTGAGATGTGCATGACTAATTTGGATAGGGACAAGGCTTCTGTCTTTTACAAGACTGAAACAAGCTCGGCAGCTAAAATGACTATTGATTCCGGCATAAGGAAGATCCTCCCCAGCTCTGATATATGCGATTTCGAGTTTGATCCTTGTGGTTATTCCATGAATTCTATTGAAGGAGCTGCGCTTTCTACTATTCACGTTACACCGGAAGATGGTTTTAGTTATGCTAGCTTTGAAGCAGTTGGATATGACTTGAAGAACTCCTCGAGTCTCGGGCCGCTGGTTAAGAGGGTGCTGACATGTTTCCAGCCTGATAATTTTTCTATTGCTTTGCATGCTGATGTTGATTGTGAGCTACTGGAGCGCATATGCTCTATTGATGTTAAGGACTACTCTCTTGCTGAGTGGAGCCCAAAAGAACTTGGTAATGGTGGTTCTATTGTCTACCAGAAGTTCGCTAGGAGTTCCTTCTGTGGGTCTCCCAAATCCGTTCTGCAGGACTGCTGCTggaaagaggaagagaaagaagaaaaggaGATGTGTTGA